The following coding sequences lie in one Ictalurus punctatus breed USDA103 chromosome 16, Coco_2.0, whole genome shotgun sequence genomic window:
- the orai1b gene encoding calcium release-activated calcium channel protein 1 yields the protein MRAMSGSELSLQALSWRKLYLSRAKLKATSRTSALLSGFAMVAMVEVQLDTSHDYPPGLLIAFSACTTVLVAVHLFALMISTCILPNIEAVSNVHNLNSLRESPHERMHRHVELAWAFSTVIGTLLFLAEVVLLCWVKFLPIRPKNQKNGTISAGVAAAITSTSIMVPFGLIFIVFAVHFYRSLVSHKTDRQFRELEELEDLTRLQNELDQRGETSALHSPTSQ from the exons aTGCGCGCGATGAGCGGAAGTGAGCTGTCTCTGCAGGCTCTGTCCTGGCGGAAGCTCTATCTGAGCCGGGCAAAGCTCAAAGCCACAAGCCGCACTTCAGCTCTGCTGTCCGGCTTCGCCATG gtcgcAATGGTGGAGGTTCAGCTGGATACAAGTCACGATTACCCCCCTGGTCTGTTAATCGCATTCAGTGCATGCACCACAGTGTTGGTGGCGGTTCATCTCTTTGCTCTGATGATCAGCACCTGCATCCTGCCCAACATCGAGGCCGTCAGCAATGTGCACAACCTGAACTCGTTGCGTGAGTCTCCACACGAACGTATGCATCGCCATGTCGAGCTGGCCTGGGCCTTCTCGACTGTCATTGGTACACTGCTCTTCCTTGCCGAGGTCGTCCTGCTCTGCTGGGTGAAGTTTTTACCCATCAGGCCCAAGAATCAGAAAAACGGCACCATCTCAGCTGGGGTGGCCGCCGCCATCACCTCCACCTCTATCATGGTGCCATTTGGCCTCATCTTTATAGTCTTCGCTGTCCATTTTTACCGCTCGCTTGTCAGTCACAAAACCGACCGTCAGTTCCGGGAGCTAGAGGAGCTGGAGGATCTGACACGGCTTCAGAATGAGCTGGACCAAAGAGGAGAAACGTCAGCTCTGCACTCTCCAACCTCCCAATAG